A stretch of the Nicotiana tabacum cultivar K326 chromosome 6, ASM71507v2, whole genome shotgun sequence genome encodes the following:
- the LOC107787430 gene encoding uncharacterized protein LOC107787430 — protein sequence MNSCGYQQTALVGSVGVVCPKPRRLGFFNSSYVHADEPIRGTELLDIILTKGGYDVETTNFELASSPPFFFGSPPTRASNPLIQDAQFSNNNNIFFPILAIPEGAAAPSPPSSFTSTSARVCVPVKYGKKQAAVRIEGFNCCSSISAVA from the exons ATGAATAGTTGCGGCTATCAGCAAACCGCCTTGGTTGGTTCTGTTGGCGTTGTTTGCCCTAAGCCTCGCCGGCTCGGGTTCTTCAATTCATCCTATGTTCACGCCGACGAACCCATCAGAGGAACTGAACTTCTGGATATCATACTCACCAAG ggGGGCTATGATGTGGAGACAACCAATTTTGAGCTAGCTTCATCTCCGCCATTCTTTTTCGGGTCTCCGCCTACCAGGGCTTCCAATCCCCTGATTCAGGATGCTCAATtcagcaacaataacaacatttTTTTTCCTATACTAGCAATTCCAGAAGGAGCAGCTGCACCTTCACCACCATCCTCCTTTACCTCCACCTCTGCTCGTGTCTGCGTTCCCGTGAAGTATGGGAAAAAGCAAGCTGCTGTGAGGATTGAAGGCTTCAATTGCTGCAGCAGCATCTCCGCTGTTGCTTAG
- the LOC142182280 gene encoding uncharacterized protein LOC142182280, with translation MVAKTQIDYLRLRRCDRGLYEDCKVIPSEILATQHRLLVIDVGILMKRKKRLYKGGSERVLGVSKGYSGGHRGDWWWNDIVQGKVEAKKAAYLKLVEITDEDQRRANRERYHEARKEAKLAITEAETAAFGRLYEELRGKCGDKKLFRLAKTREKKSLNLDQVRCIKDEEGQVLMEEAQIKQRWQSYFYKLLNGEGDGSVVLGKLGHFESRRDFRYCRSIENEEDV, from the exons ATGGTGGCTAAGACTCAAATTGACTATCTTCGCCTCAGGAGGTGTGATAGGGGGTTGTACGAGGATTGCAAGGTGATCCCGAGTGAAATCCTCGCGACTCAACATAGGCTCCTGGTGATAGACGTTGGTATCttgatgaagaggaagaagag ACTGTATAAGGGAGGCAGCGAGAGAGTGTTGGGAGTTTCGAAAGGTTACTCTGGCGGGCACCGAggtgactggtggtggaatgacatagtacaaggtaaagtggaagccaaGAAAGCGGCTTACCTTAAGTTAGTAGAGATAACCGACGAGGATCAGAGGAGAGCGAACAGAGAAAGATATCATGAGGCTAGGAAAGAGGCAAAATTAGCGATCACAGAGGCTGAGACTGCTGCATTTGGTCGGCTGTATGAGGAACTTAGGGGCAAATGTGGGGACAAGAAGTTATTTCGGCTGGCCAAAACGAGAGAGAAGAAGTCTCTCAACCTggatcaagtgaggtgcatcaaagacgaggaaggTCAAGTATTGATGGAAGAGGCCCAGATTAAGCAAAGATGGCAGTCGTACTTTTATAAACTTTTGAATGGAGAGGGGGATGGAAGCGTCGTGTTAGGGAAATTGGGGCACTTCGAGAGCCGCCGCGACTTTAGGTATTGTAGGAGTAttgag AACGAAGAGGATGTCTGA